From Coffea arabica cultivar ET-39 chromosome 2e, Coffea Arabica ET-39 HiFi, whole genome shotgun sequence, the proteins below share one genomic window:
- the LOC113717612 gene encoding uncharacterized protein isoform X2, with protein sequence MWCSSSWLISAHLESTTLELAHGHAPFSKYPPMKVPLMTIQNAPPGLDYDRDKKFPKCFKEMVAMCLVKDLTKRLTAEKLLKHSFFKNAKPPELSVQKVSADLPPLWNHVKANLSLKDAAQLALKKMPSAKQEALSHV encoded by the exons ATGTGGTGCTCATCTTCtt GGCTGATATCTGCTCATTTGGAATCCACCACACTGGAGTTGGCTCATGGTCATGCACCATTCTCGAAATATCCCCCAATGAAG GTTCCTTTGATGACCATACAAAATGCGCCTCCTGGACTTGATTATGACCGCGATAAAAAGTTCCCCAAG TGTTTTAAAGAAATGGTTGCAATGTGCTTGGTGAAAGACTTGACAAAGAGGCTAACTGCAGAGAAACTATTGAAACATTCCTTTTTCAAGAATGCAAAGCCTCCAGAGCTTTCTGTGCAAAAAGTCTCTGCTGACTTACCTCCGTTGTGGAATCATGTTAAGGCAAATTTGAGT CTTAAGGATGCTGCACAACTAGCTTTGAAGAAAATGCCTTCAGCTAAACAGGAAGCATTATCACACGTCTAA
- the LOC113717612 gene encoding sister chromatid cohesion protein PDS5 homolog D-like isoform X7, with protein sequence MMALISDRLLRHPNTDVRISVMSCICEVLRISSPHQPYENERMKVKCCIILLDIGCDSLVTKIFEVLLSTIKFNHPQAVFSYMEDIMTWLLDESDDIPLGLLKPILASVQKENQ encoded by the exons ATGATGGCTTTGATCTCTGATAGGCTGCTTAGACATCCTAATACAGATGTCAGGATTTCAGTTATGTCTTGCATCTGTGAGGTGTTAAGGATTAGTTCTCCGCATCAACCTTATGAGAATGAAAGAATGAAG GTCAAATGCTGCATCATCTTGCTGGACATAGGCTGCGACTCATTGGTCACTAAAATCTTCGAAGTCCTTCTAAGTACCATTAA GTTCAACCACCCACAAGCTGTATTCTCATACATGGAAGATATTATGACTTGGCTTTTAGATGAGAGTGATGACATCCCATTGGGTCTTTTAAAGCCGATTCTAGCTAGTGTGCAAAAGGAAAACCAG TGA
- the LOC113730086 gene encoding uncharacterized protein isoform X1 — MGHEKSSDDWLPAGWKVDVRVRKTGKKDKCYVDPSNERKFYSKPEVLRYLKDVRVSQPVHEETQNKSISSRPAIKFVVKEEAVEGLPAGWIKETRVTQKGNKIRRDPYYIDPESGHLFRSMKEVFRYLDTGKMVGLASKANEQSSINLESRDNSLPSSVEIEEKRTADSKAEKQFIGNEIQKSETAAIDNDNLPEANKLKEREKKESSSESTTVTEVLVENSHTGIGLQATNRKKRKLNDKKGADLPRRTSKRLAGVRVNLSLESNSHTRVRRAAGRQMTETEVNCADKGDNLADVQEQVERVTTGTEAADSKQDSVDALPPRDVTFPEELVKLGVADCKGDEKPEAPLGICLKDLCQDPCIEFAIKTLMGAIPIGDETKVSMNQGSSSNLPDAVPGSCMDSPSKDIWSDPCFEFAVKTLTGEIDTNMETIQRQPPHNSSETIESGLTNNSMSAGVSHASVSSRHSSVAEFPVHKQRL; from the exons ATGGGGCACGAGAAGTCGTCCGATGACTGGCTCCCTGCTGGTTGGAAGGTCGACGTTAGAGTCCGCAAGACTGGAAAGAAAGACAAG TGTTATGTTGATCCCTCAAATGAACGAAAATTCTATTCCAAGCCTGAAGTTCTTCGCTATCTCAAGGATGTCAGAGTCAGCCAACCTGTACATGAGGAGACTCAGAACAAAAGCATCAGCAGCCGTCCTGCAATAAAA TTTGTTGTGAAGGAGGAAGCTGTAGAAGGATTACCTGCAGGCTGGATCAAAGAAACAAGAGTTACGCAGAAGGGTAATAAAATCAGGAGAGATCCG TACTACATTGATCCTGAAAGTGGTCATCTCTTCCGCTCTATGAAGGAAGTTTTCCGCTACCTGGATACTGGAAAGATGGTAGGGCTGGCATCAAAGGCCAATGAACAAAGCTCTATCAACCTGGAGTCAAGAGATAATTCTTTACCA TCTTCTGTTGAAATTGAAGAGAAGAGAACAGCTGACAGCAAAGCAGAGAAACAGTTTATTGGGAATGAAATTCAGAAATCAG AAACTGCTGCTATCGATAATGATAACCTGCCAGAGGCCAATAAgttaaaagagagagaaaagaaggaaagctCTTCTGAAAGTACTACTGTAACTGAGGTCCTTGTTGAAAATTCACATACAGGAATTGGTTTGCAAGCAACCAACCGCAAGAAGAGAAAATTGAATGACAAGAAGGGGGCTGATTTGCCTCGCAGAACTTCAAAAAGACTTGCTGGCGTTAGAGTTAATCTCTCACTGGAGTCAAATTCACATACTCGAGTTCGTCGAGCTGCAGGAAGACAGATGACTGAGACAGAAGTCAATTGTGCTGACAAAGGTGACAACTTAGCTGATGTACAGGAACAAGTTGAAAGGGTGACAACTGGGACCGAAGCTGCTGATAGTAAGCAAGACAGCGTTGATGCTTTGCCTCCCAGAGATGTTACTTTCCCAGAAGAGCTTGTGAAGCTGGGGGTTGCTGATTGTAAGGGTGATGAGAAGCCAGAAGCGCCTCTTGGGATTTGTCTGAAGGATTTGTGCCAGGATCCATGCATTGAATTTGCCATCAAAACTCTTATGGGTGCAATACCAATAGGAGATGAGACCAAGGTTTCTATGAATCAGGGGTCTTCATCAAATTTGCCTGATGCAGTTCCTGGTTCCTGTATGGACTCGCCTTCTAAGGACATATGGTCAGACCCATGCTTTGAGTTTGCGGTGAAGACGCTAACTGGTGAGATTGATACAAATATGGAGACCATACAGCGGCAGCCACCACATAACTCATCAGAAACCATAGAGAGTGGCTTAACAAATAATTCTATGTCAGCTGGAGTTAGCCATGCCAGTGTTTCATCTAGGCATTCTAGTGTAGCAGAGTTCCCCGTTCATAAGCAAAGGCTTTGA
- the LOC113717612 gene encoding uncharacterized protein isoform X1, whose protein sequence is MPRNASWGQCGLISAHLESTTLELAHGHAPFSKYPPMKVPLMTIQNAPPGLDYDRDKKFPKCFKEMVAMCLVKDLTKRLTAEKLLKHSFFKNAKPPELSVQKVSADLPPLWNHVKANLSLKDAAQLALKKMPSAKQEALSHV, encoded by the exons ATGCCGAGAAATGCCAGCTGGGGACAATGTG GGCTGATATCTGCTCATTTGGAATCCACCACACTGGAGTTGGCTCATGGTCATGCACCATTCTCGAAATATCCCCCAATGAAG GTTCCTTTGATGACCATACAAAATGCGCCTCCTGGACTTGATTATGACCGCGATAAAAAGTTCCCCAAG TGTTTTAAAGAAATGGTTGCAATGTGCTTGGTGAAAGACTTGACAAAGAGGCTAACTGCAGAGAAACTATTGAAACATTCCTTTTTCAAGAATGCAAAGCCTCCAGAGCTTTCTGTGCAAAAAGTCTCTGCTGACTTACCTCCGTTGTGGAATCATGTTAAGGCAAATTTGAGT CTTAAGGATGCTGCACAACTAGCTTTGAAGAAAATGCCTTCAGCTAAACAGGAAGCATTATCACACGTCTAA
- the LOC113730086 gene encoding uncharacterized protein isoform X2, protein MGHEKSSDDWLPAGWKVDVRVRKTGKKDKCYVDPSNERKFYSKPEVLRYLKDVRVSQPVHEETQNKSISSRPAIKEEAVEGLPAGWIKETRVTQKGNKIRRDPYYIDPESGHLFRSMKEVFRYLDTGKMVGLASKANEQSSINLESRDNSLPSSVEIEEKRTADSKAEKQFIGNEIQKSETAAIDNDNLPEANKLKEREKKESSSESTTVTEVLVENSHTGIGLQATNRKKRKLNDKKGADLPRRTSKRLAGVRVNLSLESNSHTRVRRAAGRQMTETEVNCADKGDNLADVQEQVERVTTGTEAADSKQDSVDALPPRDVTFPEELVKLGVADCKGDEKPEAPLGICLKDLCQDPCIEFAIKTLMGAIPIGDETKVSMNQGSSSNLPDAVPGSCMDSPSKDIWSDPCFEFAVKTLTGEIDTNMETIQRQPPHNSSETIESGLTNNSMSAGVSHASVSSRHSSVAEFPVHKQRL, encoded by the exons ATGGGGCACGAGAAGTCGTCCGATGACTGGCTCCCTGCTGGTTGGAAGGTCGACGTTAGAGTCCGCAAGACTGGAAAGAAAGACAAG TGTTATGTTGATCCCTCAAATGAACGAAAATTCTATTCCAAGCCTGAAGTTCTTCGCTATCTCAAGGATGTCAGAGTCAGCCAACCTGTACATGAGGAGACTCAGAACAAAAGCATCAGCAGCCGTCCTGCAATAAAA GAGGAAGCTGTAGAAGGATTACCTGCAGGCTGGATCAAAGAAACAAGAGTTACGCAGAAGGGTAATAAAATCAGGAGAGATCCG TACTACATTGATCCTGAAAGTGGTCATCTCTTCCGCTCTATGAAGGAAGTTTTCCGCTACCTGGATACTGGAAAGATGGTAGGGCTGGCATCAAAGGCCAATGAACAAAGCTCTATCAACCTGGAGTCAAGAGATAATTCTTTACCA TCTTCTGTTGAAATTGAAGAGAAGAGAACAGCTGACAGCAAAGCAGAGAAACAGTTTATTGGGAATGAAATTCAGAAATCAG AAACTGCTGCTATCGATAATGATAACCTGCCAGAGGCCAATAAgttaaaagagagagaaaagaaggaaagctCTTCTGAAAGTACTACTGTAACTGAGGTCCTTGTTGAAAATTCACATACAGGAATTGGTTTGCAAGCAACCAACCGCAAGAAGAGAAAATTGAATGACAAGAAGGGGGCTGATTTGCCTCGCAGAACTTCAAAAAGACTTGCTGGCGTTAGAGTTAATCTCTCACTGGAGTCAAATTCACATACTCGAGTTCGTCGAGCTGCAGGAAGACAGATGACTGAGACAGAAGTCAATTGTGCTGACAAAGGTGACAACTTAGCTGATGTACAGGAACAAGTTGAAAGGGTGACAACTGGGACCGAAGCTGCTGATAGTAAGCAAGACAGCGTTGATGCTTTGCCTCCCAGAGATGTTACTTTCCCAGAAGAGCTTGTGAAGCTGGGGGTTGCTGATTGTAAGGGTGATGAGAAGCCAGAAGCGCCTCTTGGGATTTGTCTGAAGGATTTGTGCCAGGATCCATGCATTGAATTTGCCATCAAAACTCTTATGGGTGCAATACCAATAGGAGATGAGACCAAGGTTTCTATGAATCAGGGGTCTTCATCAAATTTGCCTGATGCAGTTCCTGGTTCCTGTATGGACTCGCCTTCTAAGGACATATGGTCAGACCCATGCTTTGAGTTTGCGGTGAAGACGCTAACTGGTGAGATTGATACAAATATGGAGACCATACAGCGGCAGCCACCACATAACTCATCAGAAACCATAGAGAGTGGCTTAACAAATAATTCTATGTCAGCTGGAGTTAGCCATGCCAGTGTTTCATCTAGGCATTCTAGTGTAGCAGAGTTCCCCGTTCATAAGCAAAGGCTTTGA
- the LOC113717612 gene encoding sister chromatid cohesion protein PDS5 homolog D-like isoform X6 gives MMALISDRLLRHPNTDVRISVMSCICEVLRISSPHQPYENERMKVKCCIILLDIGCDSLVTKIFEVLLSTIKFNHPQAVFSYMEDIMTWLLDESDDIPLGLLKPILASVQKENQITSPVSSWLGESIKELLN, from the exons ATGATGGCTTTGATCTCTGATAGGCTGCTTAGACATCCTAATACAGATGTCAGGATTTCAGTTATGTCTTGCATCTGTGAGGTGTTAAGGATTAGTTCTCCGCATCAACCTTATGAGAATGAAAGAATGAAG GTCAAATGCTGCATCATCTTGCTGGACATAGGCTGCGACTCATTGGTCACTAAAATCTTCGAAGTCCTTCTAAGTACCATTAA GTTCAACCACCCACAAGCTGTATTCTCATACATGGAAGATATTATGACTTGGCTTTTAGATGAGAGTGATGACATCCCATTGGGTCTTTTAAAGCCGATTCTAGCTAGTGTGCAAAAGGAAAACCAG ATTACTTCACCCGTTTCCTCTTGGTTAGGAGAGAGTATTAAAGAACTGCTCAACTAA
- the LOC113717612 gene encoding uncharacterized protein isoform X3, with translation MPRNASWGQCGLISAHLESTTLELAHGHAPFSKYPPMKVPLMTIQNAPPGLDYDRDKKFPKCFKEMVAMCLVKDLTKRLTAEKLLKHSFFKNAKPPELSVQKVSADLPPLWNHVKLKDAAQLALKKMPSAKQEALSHV, from the exons ATGCCGAGAAATGCCAGCTGGGGACAATGTG GGCTGATATCTGCTCATTTGGAATCCACCACACTGGAGTTGGCTCATGGTCATGCACCATTCTCGAAATATCCCCCAATGAAG GTTCCTTTGATGACCATACAAAATGCGCCTCCTGGACTTGATTATGACCGCGATAAAAAGTTCCCCAAG TGTTTTAAAGAAATGGTTGCAATGTGCTTGGTGAAAGACTTGACAAAGAGGCTAACTGCAGAGAAACTATTGAAACATTCCTTTTTCAAGAATGCAAAGCCTCCAGAGCTTTCTGTGCAAAAAGTCTCTGCTGACTTACCTCCGTTGTGGAATCATGTTAAG CTTAAGGATGCTGCACAACTAGCTTTGAAGAAAATGCCTTCAGCTAAACAGGAAGCATTATCACACGTCTAA
- the LOC113730085 gene encoding membrane steroid-binding protein 1, whose product MALQLWETLKESIVTYTGLSPATFFTVVALGLAVYYLVSGLFGSSDQGHHPRPREFEEQVEPLPPPVQLGEVTEEVLKQYDGADPKKPLLMAIKGQIYDVSQSRVFYGPGGPYHLFAGKDASKALAKMSFDEKDLTGDISDLGVFELEALQDWEYKFMSKYVKVGTVKKTVPVSDDVANGEAAESTSEATTDDKKPAEASDRDVAEATEGRPSESAAAEAVESKTDGDADKKE is encoded by the exons ATGGCCCTGCAACTATGGGAGACCCTCAAAGAATCGATCGTAACATACACTGGCCTCTCCCCAGCAACTTTCTTTACAGTGGTTGCGCTGGGTCTTGCCGTTTATTACTTGGTCTCGGGATTATTTGGGTCGTCTGATCAGGGTCATCACCCCAGGCCTAGGGAGTTTGAGGAGCAGGTGGAGCCTTTGCCCCCTCCAGTTCAGCTGGGAGAGGTCACCGAGGAGGTGTTGAAGCAATATGATGGGGCTGATCCCAAGAAGCCTTTGCTTATGGCAATCAAGGGTCAGATCTATGATGTCTCTCAGAGCAG GGTTTTCTATGGACCTGGTGGACCTTATCATCTTTTTGCAGGAAAGGATGCTAGTAAAGCCCTTGCAAAGATGTCTTTTGATGAAAAGGATCTCACTGGTGATATCTCTGACCTTGGTGTATTTGAGCTCGAGGCCTTGCAAGATTGGGAGTACAAGTTCATGAGCAAGTACGTGAAAGTAGGAACTGTGAAGAAGACCGTGCCTGTGAGTGATGACGTAGCGAATGGTGAAGCTGCAGAAAGTACCAGTGAGGCTACAACTGATGATAAGAAGCCTGCAGAAGCTTCTGATCGTGATGTTGCAGAGGCCACAGAGGGACGTCCATCAGAAAGTGCTGCTGCAGAAGCTGTTGAAAGCAAAACTGATGGTGATGCTGACAAAAAAGAGTAA
- the LOC113717612 gene encoding uncharacterized protein isoform X5: MWCSSSWLISAHLESTTLELAHGHAPFSKYPPMKVPLMTIQNAPPGLDYDRDKKFPKCFKEMVAMCLVKDLTKRLTAEKLLKHSFFKNAKPPELSVQKVSADLPPLWNHVKLKDAAQLALKKMPSAKQEALSHV, translated from the exons ATGTGGTGCTCATCTTCtt GGCTGATATCTGCTCATTTGGAATCCACCACACTGGAGTTGGCTCATGGTCATGCACCATTCTCGAAATATCCCCCAATGAAG GTTCCTTTGATGACCATACAAAATGCGCCTCCTGGACTTGATTATGACCGCGATAAAAAGTTCCCCAAG TGTTTTAAAGAAATGGTTGCAATGTGCTTGGTGAAAGACTTGACAAAGAGGCTAACTGCAGAGAAACTATTGAAACATTCCTTTTTCAAGAATGCAAAGCCTCCAGAGCTTTCTGTGCAAAAAGTCTCTGCTGACTTACCTCCGTTGTGGAATCATGTTAAG CTTAAGGATGCTGCACAACTAGCTTTGAAGAAAATGCCTTCAGCTAAACAGGAAGCATTATCACACGTCTAA
- the LOC113717612 gene encoding uncharacterized protein isoform X4: MPRNASWGQCGLISAHLESTTLELAHGHAPFSKYPPMKVPLMTIQNAPPGLDYDRDKKFPKCFKEMVAMCLVKDLTKRLTAEKLLKHSFFKNAKPPELSVQKVSADLPPLWNHLKDAAQLALKKMPSAKQEALSHV; encoded by the exons ATGCCGAGAAATGCCAGCTGGGGACAATGTG GGCTGATATCTGCTCATTTGGAATCCACCACACTGGAGTTGGCTCATGGTCATGCACCATTCTCGAAATATCCCCCAATGAAG GTTCCTTTGATGACCATACAAAATGCGCCTCCTGGACTTGATTATGACCGCGATAAAAAGTTCCCCAAG TGTTTTAAAGAAATGGTTGCAATGTGCTTGGTGAAAGACTTGACAAAGAGGCTAACTGCAGAGAAACTATTGAAACATTCCTTTTTCAAGAATGCAAAGCCTCCAGAGCTTTCTGTGCAAAAAGTCTCTGCTGACTTACCTCCGTTGTGGAATCAT CTTAAGGATGCTGCACAACTAGCTTTGAAGAAAATGCCTTCAGCTAAACAGGAAGCATTATCACACGTCTAA